The following DNA comes from Cervus elaphus chromosome 8, mCerEla1.1, whole genome shotgun sequence.
cagtccatggggttgcaaagagtcagacatgacttagcgactaaacaacaacaacaatttcttAAACCAACCGTGTGAGGAGAGGATACATGTGTGACAGGAGGGTTTGAAAACCATGCTTCATGAAGCTGCAGGATGACTGAGTCACTTTTACTGACATCAAGGATGCCCacaacttatttttcatttttggtttattGTCACAACAGACCAGCTCTCACAGGATAAGGCTGTACGAGAGAGATGACTACGGAGGCCTGGTGTCGGAGCTCACGGAAGACTGCTCCTGCATCCACGACCGCTTCCGGCTCAGTGAGCTCCACTCCCTCCACGTGCTGGAGGGCTGCTGGGTCCTCTACGAGATGCCCAACTACCGGGGGCGGCAGTACCTGCTGCGGCCGGGGGACTACAGGCGTTACCACGACTGGGGGGCCGTGGATGCCCGAGTGGGCTCTCTGAGACGGGCCATCGATTTGTACTAGGCTGTGCTTTCCTTAGGATCCACATAGAAATGCACTATATAGACAAACCGTGTTACGGGCACATAAGTAATGCTTGTTCATCTTAAAGAATAACTGAATTTTAATAAATGGTGACCCTTGGCAACTTACCTGGCCCTGAAATCAAGTGTTTTGGATGTCTGCTGACTTCCTGGATGGCAGCAGTATTTTTGAAGTCCCCATTCACATCATGGGAAGGAGGCAGAAACACTGTCTCTGCCTCTACAACCCACAgtatgagggagagagaaaagaaacataatGAAAACTATTAAATCCATACCCAGGGGAAGATATGGAACCAACTGCAGCTGGGACACAAAAGGACCGCTGGAGAGGACTACATTATTCTGGACCATAATGTGAACTTTTATCAAAATTCAGTTATGGAATACTCAgctatgcagagtgaagtaagacaatGTGCTATCCTGCACACCTCTGGGATCTCCTTCCCCTAGAGTTGCTCACCCAGAATGCtaattgtttttataaatttatgtgAGCAAAAATAGTGCTCTGTCCCAGTTAAATTCTTCATAGAAATTGAAAAgctcatttaaaaattcatatggaGTTTGCAAgggacccagaacagccaaaacaatcttgaaaaaagaagagcaaagtagGACTCATCCTTTGCAATTTCAAAGCTTACCACAAAGCAACAGTAAACAGCTTAGTGGGATACTGGCATAAAGTAGACATGGCGATGACAGGAATAGACTTGGGAGTCCAGAAATAATCCCGTATGTTTAtgttcaactgatttttgacaagggtgctaAGACCCctcaatggggaaagaatggcttttcaacaaatagtgctagGACTACTGGATATccaaatgcaaaataataaagTTAGATCCCCATTTCATaccacatataaaaattaattcaaaataaatcaaagaactCAAACTATGAAACCCTTGGAAGAGAATAGAAACATACATCTTCATGATCTTTTATTAGGCAATGGCATCTTAaagatgacaccaaaagcacaagcaacaacaataaaaaaataaatgggacgtcatcaaaactaaaatattttatgcttcccaggtggtgctagtggtaatgaaccacctgccaatgcaggagacataagagacacaggttcagtccctgggtcaggaagatcccctggaggagggcatggcaacccactccagtattcatgcctggagaatcccatggatagaggagcctggtgggctatagtccatggggtcaccaagagtcagacacaactgaagtgacttatcatgcaTTAGTGAATCAAAGAAtgccatcaagaaagtgaaaaatacatgtatacctatggctgattcatgttgatgtatggcagaaatcaacacaacattgtaaagcaattatcctccaatcaaaattttttaaaaaagaaagtgaaaagacagactcttgaatgagggaaaatatttaccaaatgtTTACAAACTTTTTATCTGGTAAAAGTCTAGtattcagaatattaaaaaaaaaaacaaaaaaaaaacctcttaaaacaacaaaagatcaaAAAACAAGccaattaaaaataggcaaagtacttgaatattatattttttatgaagaagatatataaatggtcAAGAAGCtactgaaaagatgctcagcattattagccgttgttgttgttggttgttGTTTACtctctaagttgtatccaactcttttgtgaccccatggactatagtcctctgggctcctctatccaggggatttcccaggcaagaatactggaatgggttgccatttccttctccgggggatcttcccgacccagggatcaaactcgcatctcttgcgttggcagggagttctgtaccactgagccaccacagaagcccattattagtcattagagaaattcaaataaaaaccacagtgagatagcaCTTaatacccactaggatggctggacagcatcgcggatgcaatgaacatgaacttgggcaaattctgggaaatggtgatggacagggaggcctggggagctgcagtccatggggtcacaaagagctggactcgaCTGGGtggtgaacaacaacaacaacaacccactAAGGTGGTTAtattaattttagagaaaaataaaacagaaaataacaagtgctaGTAAGGTTGTGGAGAGATTAGAACTTTCATAAATCTCTGTAATGTAAATTAATGTAAATACTTGTAAGTAATGTAAAGTAATGTAAAaagatgcagccactatgggaaaacagtttggtagttcCTCAAATAGTTAAACTGAGttatcatatgactcagcaattccactatGACACatatactcaaaagaattgaaaagaaatGTTCCAACAAAAACGTATTCATGAATGTTCacggcagcactattcacaatagccagaggtgaaaacaacccaaatgtttatCAGTGGATGATTGCATAAATGAAATGTGATTTGTCCAAACAATGGGATGTTCTTTggctgtaaaaaggaatgaagtccgGATATATATTACATcacggatgaaccttgaaaatacgTCAAGTGAAAAAAGCTGGTCACATAAGACCATATATTATAGgattcatttatatgaaacatccagaataggcaaatctagaGACAGTAAGTCTATCCATGGTTGTTTAGGACTGGGGGATAGGTTGATAAAGGAATGATAACTAAAGGGTTCAGGACTTTTCACTGTGGAATGAGCATTTTCTAAAATTGACTAGGGTGACAGTTGCACAtaactgtgaatatactaaaccactgaataatacattttaaatgggcAAATATTAACGTGAATTATATCTTGATGaagctgtttaaaaataataaagcccTGAACAGAACCTTAAGTaataaagaatcttttaaaataagattccTTCTTGCTGAAGGAACATATGCTATGAATTATAAGTATGAAAATACACATATTATTAAACTGCTGTGGCTCTTTCCAATACCAAATATGCAGGAGATTTGTGGTTTTGCTGCTGGCTTAGTTAAACCACGCTTAAACTGTGTTGTCCTCTGTTGAGTGACCAGTGAATTACGagctctgtttttttgttttttttaaaggaaaacccAGGTGACGTGCCTCACTGAAGATGATTTTAACTTGgaggctttgttttgttttaacctaGTGAATTTAAGGCTTTAGAAACCAGCATTTTATCTAACAAACCTTGGAATGCCGCAAGTTTCTTCCTCTATAAAATTAGGGGTATTGGTCAAGAGGAGTTCCCTGCTTCCTTCAGTTCTGATTCTTTAAGACACTATTAGGTTTCTAGGTGGAATATCTTAATGGTTACCAAGGTAGGCCTTGAGGTCCATGGACTTGGTTTCTGGCTTGACCACCtagtggctgtgtgaccttgagcaagttattaaTCCTCATAAGCCTTAGTTTTCCCACTTGTATGTTCTTGTGAGGAATAAATGGGATGCTTCTTATAAAGAAGCTCAATAAATAGTAGTCATCACTCCATCAGTTTTACCTCattgtgctatatatatatatatatggatttcataaaaaaggggggaggggaaagtaaattagctattttttaaaaaaaattcgaGAAAATGTGAACATCCTCAACGTCCTTTTCATAGTCGTTCATTACTGCCATCTTgcttcccggatggctcagtggtaaagaatacccctgcaaatgcaggaaacgtaggtttgatccctgggttggaaagatcccctgaatgcggaaatggtaaccctctccagatCCTTGCCTAcaaaatcccgtgaacagaggagcctggagggctacagtccatggggttgaaaagagtcagacacgactgagcgactaagcacacatacatagGTGGTTACAGGCTGGCTCCAATCAGCTTTGACACAACTTCCAGCCTGTGTCATGTGATACTGTAAAATTCATCCCGACCTCTTACAAAACTGGTGGCAGGCATCACTAACAGAATCCTGAGGCAAACAATTATATTAAGACATTTTAGGGATCAAATAAAACACCTAGAAATACAGTACAGCCGTTGTTCGGTATCCAAGGGGGATTGGTTCCAGAATCCCCACAGATATcaaaatctgtggatgctcaagtcccttacatAAAATGGTGCAGTATTTGCAGAAAACTATGCAATTCTCCCCTATACTTTAGGTCATCTCTAGGTTACTGATAATACCTACCACAATGTAAATACTCTGGGCTGtgtcaattgtgtctgactctgcaaccctttggactgtagcccacaaggctcctctgaccatgggatttcccaggcaagaatactggagttggttgccattttcttctccagggaatcttcccaacccaggagtcaaacccacatctgtgtctccagcattgcaggcagattctttacccaagaggccatcagggaagtttgaaaatttacatatcatttacattgtatttacacaGTATTAGTATGTAAACGATATGTAAGTAGTTTCCAGcctggcaaattcaagttttggtttttgaaactttctggaatttttttttttccagttacttTCTGTGGTTGCTTGAATTCATGGATGTAGAATTCGCGGATACAGAGAACCAACAACTACATTGGTTCAGGAGATTGCTGAGAGACTCAGCCTTACTTGCTGATTCCAACGTCACGGGAAAGATTGAGTCAGAGACTGCATACAAGCCCTTTTACTTGTATAGTCAGCTTCTGATTTTAGAGCATCAGGGACCTGGACTGAGTCAGGTAGGGGGTGAGTGGCTCTTTCAGGGCCTGCATCATTGGTTGGTGGAGGAGCAACCCTTGCAAACGAAACTACCAGTGACCACCTCCTTGTCTAGCCCAGGCCTTGCTTTCACATTGCTTCTTctaaagcattttttattttcacagtactcacaaacacatgaaattcTTGAATAGTCACTATTTCTGAAGAACACGTTCAGGAAGCAGTGACTTCATCCACCCATTCATACTCCTGCACTTATTGCTTGTGTAATTtttgggacagcaaggagatcaaacgaatcagtcctaaaggaaatcaaccctgaatggtcatcagaaggactaatgctgaaactgaagcgccaatacttaaTACTGAAGCAAGACCGCAGGTATGAGTGAGGGGTGGAACAGGCCAACAGTCAGGGAAATCCTCCCAAGAACACGTTACTGTGAGTTCCTTGACTGGCCCCTGTTCTAAACCCACCTCAGTGCGGTTGGTAGACTGCAGAAGCCAAGGGCGTCATCACCTGTGACAAGACTTAAGGGTGTGTGTGCTACTGTGCATGTGCATTTCAGATCTAGCAGGTGATTTAGGCCTGATTTGGCTAAAAGTagaattttcctccttttctcatttctgtatCACCAATGAAGTTTTTTTGTCTAACTTTTTAGTCTTCACTACATTATAACTGTATCCTTTCTCTTAAAGTGCTCTGGAGGTCTTTGAAGTGGTTTGGAAAAGGAAAGTTGATATGCAAAGAACAAATCAAAAGAAGTATCCTCACTCTCATTATTTTATTGAACTATTTTTGGGCTAAGTAAAGAAATAGTAAGAATAGACACAATTCACactgaaatttgttttaaaacttgGAAGTGCAGAAGGCAGGTTTCTTCCCCCCCATCTTTTCATCTAAATTCAAGATGTCTGATGATCTGGGCCAATGGAAGGAATCTGTTCCCAATACTAGAACGCCGTCCCTTCTTGGAAGCTTATCAAATCCCACCTAATCAAGGCAGTCTAGGTCCCTCTTTCCAGGATGGTTCCACATACAACCAGTTTTtacttgtcttttccttctctgaacatCTATATCCACTTCATGACCACCCAACTTAGCACTGAAGCACTGCCTTTCTCACATAATGTCTTCTTGTCTTGGTTTAGTGTCTTCAACAAGGCATAAGGATAAGGACCATGTCATGCTTCTCTAATCCTCATGATTAATTACTAATTAATTACATGGATAAatagtagtaatgtatggatgtgagagttggactataaagaaagctgaccaccaaagaattgatgcttttgaactgtggtgttggagaagactcttgagagtcccttggactgcaaggaggtccaaccagttaatcctaaaggaaatcagtcctgaatattcattggaaggactgatgctgaagctgaagcttcaatactttggtcacatgaCACAAAGAgctgattggaaaagactctgatgttgggaaagattgaaggcaggaggagaaggggatgacagaagatgagctggttggatggcatcaccgactcgatgcacatgagtttgaggaagctccgggagtaggtgatggatagggaggcctggtgtgctgcagtccatggggacgcaaagagtcggacacgactgagcgactgaactgaactgatatgcatAAATAGAGCCctggaagtgtgaaaaacagcaAGGGATTCTGACTTTATTGCAAACGATTCCAGTTTATTTTGGAAAGCAATGACTCTCTCACACAAGGTCACCAATGCGGATGTTCAGAGACATAGACGGCAGTCTCTCACACTCAGTCCTCTACCTGGTTCTGACAGCCTCCAGTCCTGGCTGGTTCTTGGTGACCTGGGAAAACTTGCAGGGAGGTAAAAAAAAATGGCCCAGAGATCAGCAGGCTGGTGTAGGCTGACAGCAGGGAGACCTTCTTGAGGGGAGGGGCAGAGTTAGAGCACCACCCTATGAAGGTCTCAGAGCTTACCTCTAACAGCTAAAGGAAAGAGACAGGGGAGACAGCctgagaaagagaacaaaaatgaaagaaaaggtgaaaagcaacatttttttgtgaagaaaaataatagattcCCCGCCTCTTCCTTGCACTTTAGAAGATGGATGGGTCAATGGAATGAGACATTCAGTCCTGGATGTGGCAAGACATGCTTTGTTACATCTCTTTGTAGGATCAGCCAACACCCTAGTCTAAAATATATGGGAGATTAAGGGAGGGACTGAGTCAATGAGACTTTTAGCACAAATATTTGAATACCAAGTTCACAGTTATATataaggtgttttttttcttttctttaaaaagaactgcaaaactcatttttaaaaacacaggtgtcatttaaatcagaaaaaacatttataaaactcTTTAAAGTTCTTTAGGATATCATAGTTGAACAAACTTGTATATCAAAATACATAGACTCAAATGTCAAAACACATGAATGGATCTAACATAATCCTGTGTTTTTTCTCCCAAAAATGAAATTGTTCATTTAAGAGCCATTGAAGTTACCTTccctggtgcttccctggtggttctgaaggtaaacaatctgcctgcaatgcaggagacctgagttcaatccctgggttgggaagatcccctggagaagggataggctacccactccagaattcttgggctttcctggtggctcagatggtaaagaatctgcctgcaatgtgggggacctgagttcaatccctgggttgggaagatcccctggaggagggcatggcaacccactccagtattctggcctggagaatcctcctggacagaggagcctggcgggatatagtccatggtgtcccggagagtcagacacgactgggcaactaaccaCAGCCTAAAGTTAcctggaggcttcccaggtggctcaggggtaaagaatccacctgccaagcaggagactcaggttcaatccctgggtggagaagatcccctggagaatgaaatggcaaccccttccagtattcttgcctgggaaatcccaaggacagaggagtctggtgggctgcagtctgtggggtcgcaaaaaagctggacacgactgagcaactaagtaacAACAAAAGTTACCTGAGGCCTGTGAGAAGTCTCAGTGGAAATAGTTCGTTACCCTCCCCGCCACCCAGTCTCATACAAATGTTTTAGTTTGTCAGCTGGGTTTTCCTGAAGCACCTGCAGACTCCTTTCTCTGGTAGCCACTGGCATGTCTCCCAGATGAAACCCCTTGAGCTCACTGGCACATCATTGACACGACCCTGCTGAAGGAAGCCACGTCTGCTCTCACTGGAGTGGGTATGACTGATCTTCCAGCATCACTTATTTGGCTCATGATGATGATATAGTGATAGCTAATAATGAAAGCCTGCCTTATGAAGAGTGTTGTGCATGTTCCAGACATTATACCAGAAATCTTAGAGTACATCATGTAGCTAACATAGCACAATTATTATCAAGAGGGGGGATCTGGGACAAGAGCATAAACAGAGCCCCATCACCACTCCACAGCCCACCCTCCTCCCATCTCACTCCTTCACATGCCCAAGCTCCATCCACATGTTccacctcccctcaccccctaTCAGGTCCCCCAAATAGGCTCCCTTTTATGAACAATGTCCTTGGGTGGGTGGGTAAAGATTCTCTTCTAGGTTTTGGAAGCAAGGATGTAAATGGAGGAAATTCTGGAGCTCCAGGTACAAGGAATGTGGTCTCTAAGAAGTGTGGGCATGTCCCCATTGCCACCACACATTCCTGTCCTGTGGGGAAGACGGCAGCTAGAGGGGGCCAGAGGAGGCTCTCTGAACATCCTGTCCAGGCCAAGGTTACCGAATGACCAAGTCTAATCACATGCCGATCACTGTGAGAACCAAATCTAAAAAGGTACACacaaccccaatgttcatcacagcactgtttacaataggcaggacatggaagcaacctagatgtccattggcagatgaatggataagaaagctgtggtacatatacacaatgggatattactcagccacgaaaaagaacgcatttgaatcagttctaatgaggtggatgaaattggagcctattataaagagtgaagtaagtcagaaagaaaaacacctatacagtatactaacacatatatatggaatttagaaagatggtaatgatgaccctataagcgagacagcaaaagagacacagatgtaaagaacagtcttttgggctctgtgggagaaggcaagggtggatttgagagaatagcattgaaacatgtatattatcatatgtgaaacagatcgccagtccaggctcgatgcatgagacaagtgctcagggctggtgcactgggaagacccagagggatgggacggggagggagggggggttcaggatgaggaacacatgtatacctatggctgattcatgtgaatatatggcaaaaatcaccacaatattgtaaagtaattagcctccaattaaaataaataaattaatttttttaaaagcaagaaaaaaataaaattaaaaaatacacacatctAGGAGGTAGAGGAACTGGGAACTGAGCTCAGGCTTGTCAGCCTTGAAGGTCTATAATCTGTTTCTGCATAAAACATGGCTTGTTTTAGAAGTTATCTTTCtagatatatatatcttatacacTTGACATAGTAGGTTCAatgtcatcctttttttttttttttaatttgtaaagctCTGTCTCTATCAACCTTGAGAATCTTTGGCTTTAACAGGAATTCTGGTAAATTATAGTTGttctagttgctaagttgtgcccaactctttgcaaccccatgtacttcccaccaggccccttcatccatgggatttcccaggcaaaaatactggagtgggttgccatttccttctccgagagatctttcagacccagggattgaacccgtgtctcctgcatcggcaggcgaattctttagcTCTGAGCCACTCTTTTTCAATTGACATTGTTGCCAGACTCATTTCTTCACCCTGGCTCCAGGATCTCAGCATTAGCTGACTGTAAAGGGTCCTTTAATCCCTGAGTCACTGATTTGTGTATCGCGTCTAAGACTGCAGTgcgcgtgtgcatgctcagtcatctccgactcttcggggtggactggagcccaccagcctcctctgtccacgggatttttcagacaagaaatactgaagtgggttgccatttccttctccaggggacctttctgacctagggatagaacccaggtctcctatgtctcctgcattgcagccagattctttaccagctgagccactggggaaatggTAACCACCTAATCTCTGTCATTCCATAGAGGGTCATGCCAGGGCCAGTATCTGCTGGATACTGTTTGGTTCTATTCCAATAGAGGGACCCCCTACCCATGGTGGGTTTCTCTTTTTATAGGAAGAGCTTTAGGTAGTAAATCTattacatgttaacataaataacatGTTATGAATAATAACCATGTTTTCCAAAGCAAAAAACAAGTAATGAAAAGGCTGCAATTGCTTTACATTTTGCCAAATCTCTTTCATGTCATACAGCCTCTGGAAAAAGTCCACTGCACACTTGTGAaggaagaagagtgaaaaggGCAAATAACAtcttgggggcttccccagtgtctcagcagttaaaaaaaaaaaaatccacctgcaatgcaggagctacaggagacacgggttcagtccctgggccaggaagattccctggaagattaat
Coding sequences within:
- the CRYGA gene encoding gamma-crystallin A; this translates as MGKITFYEDRGFQGRRYECSSDCPNLQPYFSRCNSVRVDSGCWMLYERPNYQGHQYFLRRGDYPDYQQWMGLSDSICSCRAIPYTSSHRIRLYERDDYGGLVSELTEDCSCIHDRFRLSELHSLHVLEGCWVLYEMPNYRGRQYLLRPGDYRRYHDWGAVDARVGSLRRAIDLY